Part of the Nicotiana tabacum cultivar K326 chromosome 20, ASM71507v2, whole genome shotgun sequence genome, ccgaggaagggccggaccacaaaggtctattgtacACAGTCTTAcgctacatttctgcaagaggttgtttccacggctcgaacctggtcacatgacagcaactttaccagttacaccGAGGCTCCTCTTCGAGGTTAAAAAATATAGCTTAATGTAAAATCCCAACTTCCCCCTATAAACAGTCAAGTTTTTTTGGTACTTTTGTCTTGTCCTTTGTCTGAGCTTATCTTTCACCTCATAAAGCAGGCAtttgtcttttgttttctttGGGGGGTAAAACTGAAACTCACAGTAAACTTCCTGAaatttttttgacttttgacaGTAGCTAATGAGTCAGCTATGTGATTATAGTTTGTTCAGTACCCCTTTGTGACTGGGGCCTTTGATTGGCAAAAAAGTTATTGGAGTAATCTGTTTTTTTACACTTTACTCAtttcatttgtttttctcttGCTACTATATCATGATTAGAAATTTGGGTTGTTTGTTGAATAAGTCTGACCTTCCAAGAAAAGGGAGAACTTTGCTCTGATTGTTTACTTCTTGTCAATTGTAATCCTTTTGGTAGTATTCTAAAGAGTCTTCCCCACTTATATTCTTGTTTTTGGCCTTATTATCTCTTGAGGTTAGACAGCAAAGGTCCCTTTGCATATTTTTcactatatacatatatagtggCTATGaaagggagccttggcgtaactggtaaaattgCTGCTATGTGATCGAAGGTCACAAGTTCGAgctgtggaaacagcctcttgcagaaatgcagggtaaggctgcatacaatagacccttgtagtCCGGTCCTTTCCCGGACCCCCGCATAGtggaagcttagtgcaccgagctgCCCTTTTATATATAGTGGCTATCTTCTTTGattgaatcttgaatttttttctttctcactTCTAGGCTCCATAGGGGAGCAATGGTAAAGTTGTTTCCGTGAGACCTATAGGTTAccggttcgagccgtggaagtagccaataatgcttgcattagggtaggctgtctacatcatACCCTTGGGTGCGACCCTTCCCCAGACCCTGCGTGAACGTGAAATGtcttgtgcaccgggctgccttttGTTGACTCTATGAGCTCCATATGGGGGTCAAGTGTTTGGAAGTTTTCAAAAATAATGGGACAACATTTCCTTAGCTGGGGATTTGATTCAACAGCTTGTTTGCTTTCATCATGtgtttcaagatttaaaatttgGAAATCCAGGCCTCATGTGCAAGAACATTGATGCCTTTTGGATTGCAATTATGTGCATGTGTTATCATCAATATTTTTTTGTGGAAGTCATTCTTACACATCACCAAAATTCTATTCAGATATCATTATCTTAAATCTTGGTAATTAGGCACTTTCTAAACAGCTCAAAGACAGATAATGGAATAATTATAAAGCACTTAATTATCTGGCAGTATTGAGTCATGTCTTATAATTAATATTAGAATTAAGTATAGTCATCTTTATGGCTTTGACAAATTGTTCTTTTTTAGTTGGAAATGAAGCTTTTAAAATTCTATTCCTCAATGTGACAGGTGAGGTTCATGCATTTTAACCTGGCATTATTAGGTTTAATCATTCATTCATAAGTTCCATTACTATTCTAGCTTTCATTTCACTAATAGAAATATTCTTATCAGAAATGACCAACCAATGGCATGAGTCATGACAACACAAAGAGCAAAGAGCCATGGCCAGTCTGTTCTTTAAGTATATTCTCATTTAGTCTATTTCTTGATGGAAATTGAACATGTTAAGATGAATTAGAACATGGGTTAGTtaattcttcttttattttaaattccctTTATTCCGTTGGGTGGTGGAGGAAGTAAAGAAAGGCAACCCGGTACACAAAACATCTCATGTTCGTGCAGGGTCGaaggaagggccgcaccccaaggggtATGATATAGACAACTTACCCTAATGCATATGATTTATGTAGCATTTGGTTGGTCATAATAAAAAATTCCTACATAGTTTTATGCATTTCGTTTACAGTATTACGTAATAGACGTATTAAGTCACGCGAGAATTTATGTATTATTTATATGAGAGAGAATGTGAATAAGAACATATGTACAGCTATTTTACAAAAATTGCCTTAAAATAGGTAATCTCTTCATAATACTATAATTAGAGGCGTATCTAGTGTAGAAGTTACAGATTCAATTAAACACATTGCACATAGCTTTcgttcatattttgtatttttgcccaaaaaattattaaatatgtacaaataataaattttgaatccaTTAAATTAGATGAGATATGGTAGAATTACAAATTTGAACACATtaatttaaattctggatccgtcTCTGATTATAATTATCCACCGGATATCAATTTCTACAGTATTAATCATCAGATTACTATCCTTTCAGTATTATTTTAAACGACCGCTAACTGTTTATTTGGTTTGAGGGATATATAATTTAATCTTTGTATAAAACTTCGTTTTGATTATACCAATATTTGGTTTCAAGTATATAAAACCTTGCATTACTAATATAATCTTAACGCAGTTAATACAACTTTATGTGGATTTAATACCGGCAACTAATTTCTAATTCAGCCAATTGAACAGCTCGTGATCATGTGATTAATTACGGATTAATTATACAACAATATAATATGAAGACTGTAATGCAGTCAATAATAATAGAAAAACTATCATGTAAGGAATAAGAAAAGAAGTCATGTGAAATAAACAATTTATTGTGTTAATTACACTCGGTTTCATACTTACTAGCAGTTGATTTATAGCCTGAATATAATCTATCATAACAACCATGCAAAAATGATTTTAACTTGCAAAATTCATTTTTATAGAGGCGAAATAAGGAGAATTATTCCTTTTAGGAGTTTTTTTCCCTTCCATTAAGAAAGAGAATCCTAATAGATTAAAAATTCAGGATAAATTCCtaactatatatacatatatatatatatatgtgcaagGACCTAATAGCTCCAATTATTAAATCTAATTTCTCGATTTGACAAGTCTAATTTGCTTGTTCCATCAAAAGCTGTCATTCAAGGAAGGATATATAAAGAGCAAAATCCAGTCCATGTTTGCTTTCTTGGGGAAAAACAATTCTACTTCTAAATATATAAATCAATCATATAGCCAAATTAATTGATATTATTGATCATGTATAGTTATCCTTGTCCATGTTAATCTTAACATGTAATGTTGCTATTTAATTTGCAAGCCTAAAACCTAATTATCTTAACTAAAGCATGATTATTTTTGTTCCACGTCTTATAATCATCAACAACTCCTCTGATGATAACGCATATCTACTAATAATATCCAAGCATCAATTATGCATTATTAATTTCtccaaaatttattatttgtaatCTCAACATGTAGTGTTGATATTTCATAATTAGTATAATACCTAATTATCTGTACAGCTAATAATTCTTGAATCGTTTTTATTTTACACGTCTTTATGATCATGCAACTGCTCCTCTAATGACAACGCATATCCAACTATATTATCAAAGAATCATATATCCATAAGATTTTCTTCAAGTTAATAATATGTTAAATATTGTTTTGCTAGCCATCTGTTGATCGGTCCATACAAAAATTGTTGCACTACTTTTGCTCCAAATATTTCCTTAAACTTCCCCCTCCTTTATTACTTCTCCAAATTTTACAAATgcataaaattatttattgccaTAATGTACAAAGTTATGGTTTCGTATGGGTTGTCTTTAGTGTGACGATTATAAAAGTTTCTCCAACTAGTCAAAAGTACGAGGTTTGGATTAGTAATTTCTTTTACTTTGAATTAGGACTAAGGTTTTGAATTCATCTTGATGAATaacagattttttttattttttaaatggaCTTAAATGGGCTGGTAAACTAATTAATTATTGTAGAAATAGCATGGGGTAGCCACTGTTTAAgctggtatttactttttatccagcatttttaatacttagcaatagtagccactagtctattaaaattaatatgaaaagactgtgttatcctttcttctatctcttttctctctaatcCCACGTATACAAATATCTACTTGCAACTTATTAAGACAACTTTTACACCATACAAGATCTGAATTGATCGTATCCTGATAGTAAGAAAGTGAGATATGGAGCAGAGTTAGTAGACCTTGAGCCACACTGGAGGAAATGAGTTACTAAGAGAAACAACTCTTAGAGGGACAGTCAAAGCATATGTCTTAGACTTCCATTTCTCTAATGCTGCTTGAAGCTCTTCATCGTcgttatctttcacatttttcgATTTTCCAACTCCAGTGCCTATGTAATTCAAAGTCCATGGCACCAAGTAAAATAAGCAGTAAAAAATAAAGAGGGAAAGAGAGAGGAGAAGAAACTTTAGACGAGATCTTCAGGCAACATTTATTAGTATCAATGATATCAAAAGCAATTAGGCAAATAATGACACTagttcaagttcaaaagttaagttCAATAGTTAAGGACACTAGTTCAAAAgctaaggacatgcagtccttaacttactGTTACAAGTTCTaaagttaaggacaagcagtccttaacttatagttacaagttcaaaagttaaggacaagcaatccttaacttacagttacaagttcaaaagttaaggacgatAGGTCCTTAACTTTcatttccaagttcaaaagttaaggacagacagtccttaacttacagttacacgttcaaaagttaaggataataggtccttaactttgacttacaagttcaaaagttaaggacgtttggtcctgaagtttgagttccaagttcaaaagttaaagacatgtagccctgaagtcctgaacttagagttacaagttcaaaagttaagggcaTGTGGTCctaaagtcctgaacttagagttccaagttcaaaagttaaggacatgtaattCTGAAGTCATGAAGTCCTGAAGTTAAATAcaaaagttaaggatatgagcagaagggtattttcggccgggcagttaaagtttattaaagcagtggctaaagactaaagacattttaaacggtggcttaaaagtaaatacatatgttattagtggctaaccgtgcacttccTCCTTAATTATTCGTTTTCTTTGTACAAATTTAACAGATTAGCCAGTATCTCAAACATGGGAGAAGGAGTGTTGGAAATGAGCATGGGCCAAGTCGGGAAGGCCTAAATAGTAAAGATTGCTTTACCTGAAAGCTTTGGGCCTGAATAAATAGCCCAGTTATGTTTTGTTTAGAGGTCTTTACACAAATAGCGGTCGGATAAACAGTAGAATGAAGTACACAAATAGCCCCTTTTAGTGGATGATCTTAATTTTTTGTCCCCACCTTCTCCATGGGCAGAACTTCAAGTTTAACAAGTGTTTCCCTCGCTTACCTCAAGGGCAATACTTATAACTTTAGACCTTGAAGTTCTACCCATAGAATAAATGTGGCTCAAAAGTTAAAGATCACCTCAAAAGTTGTtatatttctataatttttttgtTTATTCTCTAAACcggcacacacacacacacacacacacacacacacacacacacacacaaatatatatatatatatatatatatatatatatatatatatatatatatataatttattttttttctcttgagatgtttatgtgaagagatagaaaaagttaatatggtcaattttattgctaattaatgctcaaaggtgaatttcttaatatgtgtgaaaacaataaaaaaaatcacttattttggatcgGAGGGAGTACTAAAGATTACTCTTAATTAATGTGTGCAAAATTCTGCGTACGATATTACTAAAGACGACTGTTAATTAATGTGAAGTACTTTAGGACAACAAAAGTACACAATTGCTAAAACATAGAAATGCCACTGTTAGATGTTCATGTAATACCAAATGAACCTTACCGTTACAATTGAGATATTATTAAAAAGGGCCTCATTCTTCTATTCTCTCCGCTATTAGAAATGTTTTGCtaaattaatatttaaactaagtcaataaaatatatttaaactAAGTCAATAAAATATACTATAAATTACTACAGTTATTATGCCTAAACTTCTGTCACAGACAAACAAGTAGACTGACTTTTCATTAATTATTCTTCTTCATTTATTGGTGGAACATGTTTGCTTAATACTTTgaaatttaataattataatatcAGTTTGGGTTCCTTTAAGTATGATTTGCATGTGATGATGTGAACCGATATCTGACATGCATTCCTGCATAttctttccttttctattttttcttttctcttattgaTCAAGGGAGAAGCAAATTATAtacaaatatttaaaaatttagaaTATGTTTTTACGTAATAAATACTTATTGTTACACAACACTTCCTCCAAATATTAGAtattttagaaaattaatttGCTTCAAAATATTTGGCACTACAGACTTAACTAGAGATAATacacaatgaaatgaaaagatccATAAAAGTAATATTTGCTAGACTTGTTAGAGAacttatacatacatacatacatataataGCATATaataacatttcacccttattactccataTCAATTCATCATTATTCCTCCGATTGCggggtgcaacccgatcccaccgtataatAGCATTTCACcgttattcctcctcaatatatcactcTTATTCctcttccaaccaagaggttgtgagttcgagtctccccaagagcaagttgggaagttcttggagggaaggatgccgagggtctatttggaaacagtctctctaccccaggataggggtaaggtttgcgtacacactaccctccacaGACCCACtaaatgggattatactgggttgttgttgttgttgttgtattcctCTTGTTGTGGcccgcaatccgatcccaccatatcaacaTCAGTTACTCAATAAGTACaaaaatttcacaatttaactCAAAACTCTTCACAATATTTAAACCTCAAACCAAAGCAAACGGAAAGATTGTACATTATGAAATTTCACATAATTAATACTACTCAGCAAAGCCAATCCAAAATATACCATAAAACATCGATAAACCAGCCTAAGCcaataatatgagataatgaAGCTATGGGGTAGCTAATACCTTCAACAATGAAAAGCAATGTCTGACAAATAGCAATTAAGCATGGAAATACCAGTAAAGCATGTAGCAGTTAAGGCAGGGAAAGGGCAATATAAGAAGAACAGAAAGGAAACATGCAAAATAGATAAATtggtggcgcataggtactcatcacctcacctatacactACTCACATGGcctcgagtcaaagttagacacggCACTTATCTTGCTCCAACGACCAAACTTaaagctcaatcacagcttttccctTCACACAAGCCTCcagaccaatagaatctagcaaattaccaaccaaataatccaatttaagccttaggaactacccataATAGCagagaattcaatttaggccatttttttaaaagtcaacaaaagtcaacatccGGGCCCACTtagtccaaacccgaaattcgaaccaaaacccgattacccattcacccccgaacgcggatatataattgattttggaatccaaccccaatttgaggtctaaatcccaaatttcGAAATCTCTAGTTTTTAAccaaaaattcccaattccaccatgaaagccttagattctaggttgaaatcttgtaaaataaagtgaaagattgaaagagactagttaagaatcacttaccaatgatttgggaaagaaatggcctttgaaaaatcgcctagagggtttcttgttttgaaaatttggagaaatgagcaaaaatcatgTCTAAGTTAGATTTTacacagctgcagatgtcgcatttgcgacctgagcttcgcaaatgcgagatccttCACATCTCTATTGCCTTCGTAATTGCGAAGAtaagttcgcaattgcaaattggtaccttcgcaaatgcgactaaataatcgcatttgcgatcaatgccctcccagctttacttcgcaaatgcgaagactgtTTGGCCCAACTAATCTTTGCACTTGCGACTTagctttcgcaaatgcgaactttggtctcgcaattgcgatatcagaGGCTAACACCAGAACTGGAACACCAGCAACATTTTTCAAGTTCAAATCACTGTGAAGCCTATTCAAAACTCACGCAAGCctttggggctccaaaccaaacatgcacacaagtctaaaaacatcatacgaacttgcttgtgcgatcaaatcaccaaaataacatttaaaactacgaatttagcaccaaatcaaatgaaattctcaagaacactttgaatttctattttctcaaacGGACgcccgaatcacatcaaaccaactccgtttctcaccaaatttcacagacatgtcataaatattatattgaactTGTACCagactccgaaactaaaatacgaactcgataccaacaagatcaaatattAACAATTACATAAAAGTCATTAAATATTCAGActtacaatttttaacaaaaaaccataactcaggctagggacctccgaatccgattccaagcatacactcaggtcccatattttgatacggattcaccggaactgtcaaaatacgagtccgggtccgtttactcaaaacgttgaacgaagtcaactaaaatcataaaggcaaaaattattattttcatcaattttcaacatagaAGCTTTCCGGAATTGCGTCCGgattgcgcacacaaatcgagaagggctaaaatgagatttttaagaccTCGAAATACATCATTTATGCACtacatatttatttttcttttcaaaatttgacaTGACAATATTTCACTTCAATAAAACTTAATTATAAAATTTAGATCAAAAACCACACGATTGTACTACTTTTGATTTAATTTTTAGCATTATTGTTCACTTATTacggttaatttttttttttaatcttcttATTCTGTAGAAACCCTGATGAATATATATGCTATTCAAGCATGTGTTTATCCCCAAAATTCAATTTTCATCAAAGAAGATGAAAGATATCCTCTTAAATATGTCTACAATTAATTGCACGTATGCTTGTgtaatgaaaataattaaaatatatagCCAAATAATTTTAAATGTTAGACTATATTTGATGCAACATATTTTATTGCATTAACCATTAGATGTTATattttcaagagggatatcactGTCGAGAACGAGAGTTCTCATCATAACAAAGCAACCAAAGTATCATGAGGaaacaaacataaaaaatatcatatATAAAGAAGTATTAGGTAAGATACGATTATATCTCTTATTttataagtacatatattattcGTAGGTTCAGACGATAACGTCGAATCATTTAAATTCAAGTGTCATGTAAGTGTAATAACATTTGAAAAGTATGAGTGTTTTTTTACGATCGGAACATCAACGTGCAATTGTTATCGTACAATGCACACTCATAGAAACTAGTTagacatacatacacacacacacacacatacacacacacacacacatatatgtcTCATCTGtcattttttctcttatttgatATATATGATGATAACATGGTGAATTAAATGAAGCAGTGATTATTCATATAGTCAACTCCAACTTATTTAAGACTAAAACGTTGTTGTTGCTGTTTTTGCGGAAAAACAATAAGCATTTATCATTTTTTGCGAACTTACCATTGCTAGAATATTAATTACTTGAGACATTtgaaaatgataatgataattgaaTAAATTAtgattaagggtgtgtttggtacgatggaaagtatttttcttgaaaaataagtgGGATTTTTACTATATTTTCGGTGTTTGTTTAGGTAGCACAAAATATTATTGGAAAATATAATTTAGGTAACACTGTATGAGACGAAATGGGTAAAGGCTGGGAGGGTCATAAATCGGGGTCTAAGGGCTGAAGTGGTGGCAATATTAGGGGAAAAGGGCGGCGTTGGTAGGCCCGGGTTAGGGGTGAGGGTGTGGGTAGGAGGGGGAGGATGGGGTGAGAGTGAAGAATAGGACGAAGTAAGATTGAAAAGGAGTTTTAGTAAATGTTTTCcatagaaatgacaccacgtAGCCACTATAAAGGGCTGCTATTTAAGAATTAACCAATATgttctgaattttagtttttcagtGCAATTTTGGGATCTGAATTGTCCTATAATtcagatttttagtttaaaattttaaaacaaaataaaagctgACTAATCTCTAAATAACATCCATGAGAATATATGTGCACTTggctaaaaatatttttctttataccAAACATACCCTAAAAATATAATAGTCTTTTAAAATGTCTTTCGTGCCATATAATAGACGGGACATAAGTCAATAGTTTAATGAccattatttattaaaattaaatgtgCTTTGGCATGGGCCCCACCATCCTCCACTTGATCCAATCTTTCGAGCTAAACGAAGCTCCCAAAGTCACACTCCAACTCAGACTCAGAAAAGGGTCTAAAAAAACCGGAATTTTCTCAATTCACATGCAAACCCATCAAAAATTTCACATATAACATATGCAAGATTGAATCTTTTGGGAAATTGAGATAATGGGTATGCTTCAAATTGGGAGTTTTCTTAATTGGGAATATGAATCTTACCCTGGATATGAAGATTTCGCTGTTCTTCCACTGTTTGCCCTCTTCTTTCCCACAATCAGATTCTTGCTTGATAGATTTGTTTTTGAGGTAACTTTCCTTTTTTAAAAGTTTGTTCTTttttggtagattttgttcaATGATTCAGTATTGAAACTTGTGGATGCTTGgcatttttgtgaattttttggttgtttttttaGATGGGGTTTTGTtagttttgatgattttggtttGGATGAATCTAAATGTAAATTGTAGGATCTCTATGTTAGTAACTTGGTCTTCTGAGTGACACCACCACTATTTTAGTGGAGAAGGGTAGTGGGACCGGGCAGGGGCGAAGCcaagatttgaaatttatgggttcATGATTCTAGCAAGTTACTggtttttaaattaataatatatatatattaaatgaaaattttaagatAAATACAGAGCATGGACCAAGTTTACTAGGCTCGGCCGAACCAGTACCTTGGTCTCTAGCTCCGCCCACGGGGACGGGTCCATTATCCACTGAGTTTCGAATTGTGTGCGACTGGCGTTGGGGGATTTCTGGGttatcaaaaaaagaagaagagaaaattggTCTTTTGAGTGAGTTGAAGTTTTTAGCTATTCAGTTAAAACTGCTAGTTCTAGAAGCAAAAGTCATATCCTTGGCAAGTGCATGTAACAAAATAGGAGGCTGAGATTCATGAGAATGAGTGTTTTGATTGGTTCAAGGTTCTAAGCACCCATTGAAATCTTTTAAGAAAAATCTCTACGTGATTTCTTTCCATCTCCTAAGTCATATGGTGGCATAGTCGAGGTGTGTGCAAGTTGGCGCGAATACCGCTGTCATAAAgaaaatttacatattaaattggTTAACCAATCTTGAAGTAGGAGAAGAACTCACATTCCTGGGGTATCGTTTGCTTATGTGTAGAGTAGGGGAGTATACTTTGGTTACCATTGATGCGAAGTTGTTGCGATGCTTATTGTGATATTATCAGATAGAGCTTTACTTGCTTAATTTTTAGTTCAAGTATTTGCAATAGAAGTAAAAACTATAATTGTGCTCAaaatgatgcagattcccttttcCTTTCTATATTTCCTTTTCTTGCCTAGCAAATAAAGCAGCTGGCACAAATATTTTGCAATTAAATGTTGCCATCTTACTTGGACAAGTTTAGCTAAAGGGATGTTAAGATATTAATGCGGTTAGGAAGAAAGAAGTAAGCAAATTATAGATATTGAATATACAATTCCTGTAAACCACCACCAACAACAATTACAACTACACCTCGATCACAAGCACGttggggtcggctatatgaatttTCACTAACTTTGTTGCTTCATTTAAGCTCATCTCACTCCGATATTATacagaattaaaataaaaaataaaaataaaaataaaatagaaagataCAGTTGCTATAGGGAACAGAAAAGGATTAAAATGGTCTGCACTTAATAAAAAGCTTTTCTGATTCACCAATTGAAAGAAGCTATGCTTTAAAAGAAGAGGCAGACTGACTAGAAACGATAGAGGCACGAAGCAGTTGATGAAAATGAGGCGTATTTTCTCTAAAGAGACGTGAATAGTTGTGTTTAGAGTCATCAAGTTTGAGGCGAACTGGCAAACTTAATCATGTAAAGTCTAACTCTTGCTATATCCTTTTCTAATTTTCCTCCTTTCAATTTTCTCTAGTCTTCACTTGGAATTTCTTTTCTATAGAATCATGTGATGCTGCTTCTAGAATAGGTAGTACCTCTCCACTTCTTTCTACATGAATTGTTCTTCTTGATGATCTCCTTTCGACATGGAATTTATGTACATATTGCAGAAAGTGGCCAGAAGGTTAATATTTGGGAAAGGACAAGAAAGGATAGAAAATGAGACTGATGATCGGAGGAAAAAGATACGGAAATTCAAGGAATCAGCATGGAAATGTATATATTTTCTCTCTGCGGAAGTTTTTGCACTTGTGGTGACATACAATGAGCCTTGGTTGACAGAAACCAAATACTTTTGGGTAGGGCCCGGTGATCAGGTCTGGCCTGACCAGATGTACAAGTAAGACCTCTTCTATTTGCTTCTTAACTTCTGTCCTTTGTGTTTTCTTGTGTTGCATTTGAAAGGGGGGGGGGTTGAGGATGAGGTGGTGACTGCTaatattttgagaaataagtggTAAAGTTTGCAGGCAAGAGTAACTGGTTTGTTTCAGATTGAACATCCTATATGTTTTCTGGGAAATAATTGTGATTCTTGCAGACAGAAGCTCCTGGTTTATGGCCTCTTTTTCCATAAATCATAGTAACATTTTCAAAAGCTAGAGCTGATGAATTTTAGTTTAGCTTACATGGTTTTGATACTTAGTAGTCTCTGCCTATCTGAGTGACTGTCTTGTGTAAATTTAGGTCCAAACTGAAGGCACTTTACATGTATACTGGCGGGTTCTATGCATACTCCATATTTGCGCTAATATTTTGGGAGACAAGACGCTCTGACTTTGGAGTTTCGATGAGTCATCATCTTGCCACTGCGATTCTTATCGCCTTTTCCTATATATCCAGGTGTGTTTCTGTTGAGGTGAGCTTATAGCGCTAAATAAAAGGTCATTTTATTTGCTGAGATTGTGCTGGTATAAGTCTATCTTTTGTAAAGGGACAGAAATTTTCAGGGCATTCAACTTCTTGGAGCCAAACACGATTGAAGCAGGGGGCTTATGTGTTATTAGTTTAAAATTCTTACTGGAAGCAGATGCATGCCAAAAACATTATAGCAACTAGTTTCCCATATCAGATACAGAGAAGTAAAATCCAAATTCAACGACGATAATGAACGTGTAAAAAAATGTCAGGCACATGGATTTTGTAAATTATGTTCAAATTTTCGTGCTTCTCATGGAGTTATTTGATTTAGGGGATCTTCTAGAATGCAGATTATGGGTTAGTTCTTGTCTTTGTCgatattttgattattttgagATAAAAAGTAGATATAAACTAGTTCCCGGGTATTTTGTCTAGTAAGAGTGCAACATATATTGTGTGATTAGGCACGTCATGAGTTTGAACCGTGCCAC contains:
- the LOC107789687 gene encoding ASC1-like protein, with translation MGMLQIGSFLNWEYESYPGYEDFAVLPLFALFFPTIRFLLDRFVFEKVARRLIFGKGQERIENETDDRRKKIRKFKESAWKCIYFLSAEVFALVVTYNEPWLTETKYFWVGPGDQVWPDQMYKSKLKALYMYTGGFYAYSIFALIFWETRRSDFGVSMSHHLATAILIAFSYISRFARVGSVVLALHDASDIFLEIGKMSKYSGAEALASFSFILFVLSWIVLRLTYFPFWVLWSTSYEVLQTLDKEKHKVDGPIYYYIFNSLLFCLMVLHIYWWVLIYRMLVKQIQARGQLSEDVRSDSEDEHED